One genomic region from Pseudomonas hormoni encodes:
- a CDS encoding LysR family transcriptional regulator → MTLTQLEIFSLVAELHGFTAAAHRLGISQSAVSHALKSLEQELGVELLRRHQSQVELSDIGQQLLLRARAMLGLANTLRQEAADARGMKRGTLRIGSFGPTSSIKLLPMILQQYRAAHPGIEVHIDEGPDRQVIQWLEERRIDIGFVVLPQERFDTVALIEDQMVALLPVDHPLAVRDSVSLGDLCDDPFVLTEAGSSELVSRMFSAAHLTPNIRYRCSQLLSTLDTVGRGDAVTVVAEGSLPDEYDGRYVKKPLSPAVARQVGLAVLDRRQSSPATLAFIKLASHLEYR, encoded by the coding sequence ATGACCCTTACCCAACTGGAGATCTTTTCGCTGGTGGCCGAGCTTCACGGCTTCACGGCGGCGGCCCATCGTCTGGGGATTTCGCAATCGGCGGTGTCTCACGCACTCAAGTCGCTGGAGCAGGAGTTGGGTGTCGAATTGCTTCGTCGACATCAATCCCAGGTCGAACTCAGCGACATCGGCCAACAACTATTGCTGCGCGCCCGGGCGATGCTCGGGTTGGCCAACACGTTGCGCCAGGAAGCGGCCGATGCCCGCGGGATGAAACGCGGCACGCTGCGCATCGGCTCGTTCGGCCCGACCTCGTCGATCAAGTTGCTACCGATGATCCTGCAGCAGTACCGTGCGGCTCACCCTGGCATCGAGGTCCATATAGATGAAGGTCCCGACCGGCAGGTGATCCAGTGGCTGGAAGAGCGGCGTATCGACATCGGCTTTGTGGTGTTGCCGCAGGAGCGATTCGACACCGTCGCACTGATCGAGGACCAAATGGTCGCGTTGTTGCCCGTCGATCATCCGCTGGCAGTTCGCGACAGCGTGAGCCTGGGCGATTTGTGCGACGACCCATTCGTGCTGACCGAGGCCGGCTCTTCGGAGCTGGTTTCGCGGATGTTCAGCGCGGCGCACCTGACGCCGAACATTCGCTACCGCTGCTCGCAACTGCTAAGCACGCTGGACACCGTTGGCCGGGGTGATGCCGTGACGGTGGTCGCCGAAGGTTCACTGCCAGACGAGTACGACGGCCGCTACGTAAAAAAACCGCTGTCGCCAGCGGTCGCGCGCCAGGTGGGCTTGGCGGTGCTCGACCGTCGTCAGTCTTCACCGGCAACGCTGGCCTTTATCAAACTCGCCTCCCATCTGGAATACCGTTGA
- a CDS encoding DMT family transporter, with amino-acid sequence MTAYEQRVSETSDVGVYFKLAAVTMIWGGTFVAGRFLADSLSPLFAASLRFLLASGALLLFLLVARVPLARPSPRQWLQLSLLGFFGIFFYNLCFFYGLHYINASRASLIVALNPAVIGLVSWLLFKERLSRVKVVGIAICIVGASLVIVSRNPQLLAGNANAWIGDLLIFGCVLSWGIYSLCAKDLNQTLGPMQTVTYSILLGTVMLWVASTVRGEVSIAALLDLGAQQWLSLMYLGVLGSALAYIGYYDGIRKIGATRSGVFIALNPLTAVILGALLLGEQLTLAMCLGGGLILAGIFLCNKPLARAGKKGI; translated from the coding sequence ATGACTGCGTATGAACAAAGGGTGTCGGAAACTTCCGACGTGGGGGTGTATTTCAAGCTCGCTGCCGTCACCATGATCTGGGGCGGGACCTTCGTTGCCGGGCGTTTTCTCGCTGACAGCCTCAGCCCATTGTTCGCCGCCAGCCTGAGATTTTTGCTGGCGAGCGGGGCGCTGCTGCTGTTTTTGCTGGTGGCCCGCGTGCCGCTGGCGCGCCCCAGCCCCCGGCAATGGCTGCAACTGTCGCTGCTGGGGTTCTTCGGCATCTTCTTCTACAACCTGTGCTTCTTTTATGGCCTGCATTACATCAATGCCTCCAGGGCGTCATTGATCGTGGCGCTGAACCCGGCGGTCATCGGATTGGTCTCGTGGTTGCTGTTCAAGGAGCGTTTGAGTCGGGTGAAGGTCGTCGGCATAGCGATTTGCATTGTCGGGGCGAGCCTGGTGATCGTCAGCCGCAACCCGCAGTTGCTGGCCGGCAATGCCAATGCGTGGATCGGCGATCTGCTGATTTTCGGCTGCGTTCTGAGCTGGGGGATTTATTCGCTGTGCGCCAAAGACCTGAACCAGACCTTGGGGCCGATGCAAACCGTGACGTATTCGATCCTGCTCGGCACGGTGATGCTCTGGGTCGCGAGCACCGTCAGGGGCGAGGTGAGCATTGCGGCGTTGCTCGACCTGGGGGCGCAGCAATGGTTGAGCCTGATGTACCTGGGCGTTTTGGGCTCGGCACTGGCGTACATCGGCTATTACGATGGCATCCGCAAAATCGGCGCGACCCGTTCCGGTGTGTTCATCGCGCTGAACCCGCTGACCGCGGTCATCCTCGGCGCGTTGCTGTTGGGCGAGCAACTGACCCTGGCGATGTGTCTGGGCGGCGGGTTGATCCTGGCGGGGATTTTCCTGTGCAACAAACCCCTTGCGCGAGCAGGGAAAAAGGGGATTTGA
- the hppD gene encoding 4-hydroxyphenylpyruvate dioxygenase, producing the protein MADLYENPMGLMGFEFIEFASPTPNTLEPIFEIMGFTKVATHRSKDVHLYRQGAINLILNNEPNSVASYFAAEHGPSVCGMAFRVKDSQQAYKRALEIGAQPIHIETGPMELNLPAIKGIGGAPLYLIDRFGEGSSIYDIDFVFIEGVDRNPVGAGLKIIDHLTHNVYRGRMAYWANFYEKLFNFREIRYFDIKGEYTGLTSKAMTAPDGMIRIPLNEESSKGAGQIEEFLMQFNGEGIQHVAFLSDDLIKTWDHLKSIGMRFMTAPPETYYEMLEGRLPNHGEPVDQLQARGILLDGSSESGDKRLLLQIFSETLMGPVFFEFIQRKGDDGFGEGNFKALFESIERDQVRRGVLSTD; encoded by the coding sequence ATGGCAGATTTATACGAAAACCCAATGGGCCTGATGGGCTTTGAATTCATCGAATTCGCATCGCCAACCCCGAACACGCTGGAGCCGATCTTCGAGATCATGGGCTTCACCAAAGTGGCGACCCACCGGTCCAAAGACGTGCACCTGTATCGCCAGGGCGCGATCAACCTGATCCTCAACAACGAACCCAACAGCGTTGCTTCGTACTTCGCGGCCGAGCACGGCCCGTCGGTGTGCGGCATGGCGTTCCGGGTCAAGGATTCGCAACAGGCCTACAAGCGCGCCTTGGAAATCGGCGCCCAGCCGATTCATATCGAAACTGGCCCGATGGAGCTGAACCTGCCAGCAATCAAAGGCATCGGCGGCGCGCCGCTGTACCTGATCGACCGTTTTGGTGAAGGCAGCTCGATCTACGACATCGACTTCGTGTTCATCGAAGGCGTTGATCGCAACCCGGTTGGCGCTGGCCTGAAGATCATCGACCACCTGACCCACAACGTGTATCGCGGTCGCATGGCGTACTGGGCGAACTTCTACGAGAAGCTGTTCAACTTCCGGGAAATCCGCTACTTCGACATCAAGGGCGAATACACCGGCCTGACCTCCAAGGCGATGACCGCGCCGGACGGCATGATCCGCATCCCGTTGAACGAAGAGTCGTCCAAGGGTGCCGGTCAGATTGAAGAGTTCCTGATGCAGTTCAACGGCGAGGGTATCCAGCACGTTGCCTTCCTCAGCGATGACCTGATCAAGACCTGGGATCACCTGAAAAGCATCGGCATGCGCTTCATGACCGCGCCACCGGAAACCTATTACGAAATGCTCGAAGGCCGTTTGCCGAACCACGGCGAGCCGGTTGATCAACTGCAAGCGCGGGGCATTCTGCTGGACGGTTCGTCCGAGTCGGGCGACAAACGTCTACTGTTGCAGATCTTCTCGGAAACCCTGATGGGCCCGGTGTTCTTCGAGTTCATCCAGCGTAAAGGCGACGATGGCTTCGGCGAGGGCAACTTCAAGGCGTTGTTCGAATCGATCGAGCGTGATCAGGTTCGTCGTGGTGTGTTGTCCACCGACTAA
- the rarD gene encoding EamA family transporter RarD, protein MSKGIALSVSASVLFAVMYYYTSLLTPLSGVEIFGWRMLLTVPCMTVFMVVSGEWKRVVEIVRRAAAQPKLIAGLIASSALLGVQLWLFMWAPLNGYSLDVSLGYFLLPLTMVLTGRLAYGERLSYLQKIAVFFACLGVINEVYQVGGFSWATLLVCVGYPTYFILRKRLTADNLGGLWLDMALTLPVAFWFVQTGEQGFSVFDQHPWLSLLIPILGVISASALVIYIIASRLLPFSLFGLLSYVEPVLLLGVALLLGESIKAGEWLTYIPIWMAVLVLVFEGFKHLVRQRKP, encoded by the coding sequence TTGTCTAAAGGTATCGCTCTATCGGTTTCGGCCTCGGTGCTGTTTGCCGTCATGTATTACTACACCTCACTGCTCACCCCGTTGAGCGGTGTGGAAATTTTCGGCTGGCGAATGCTGCTGACGGTGCCGTGCATGACCGTGTTCATGGTGGTGTCCGGGGAATGGAAGCGCGTGGTCGAGATTGTCCGGCGAGCCGCCGCCCAGCCGAAACTGATCGCCGGCCTGATCGCCTCTTCTGCCTTGCTCGGCGTGCAGCTCTGGCTGTTCATGTGGGCACCGCTCAACGGCTACAGCCTCGATGTGTCGCTGGGCTATTTCCTGTTGCCATTGACCATGGTCCTGACCGGACGGCTCGCTTATGGCGAACGCCTCTCCTACCTGCAAAAAATCGCGGTGTTTTTCGCTTGCCTCGGTGTGATCAACGAGGTGTACCAGGTCGGTGGTTTTTCCTGGGCAACCTTGCTGGTGTGCGTCGGCTATCCGACCTATTTCATCCTTCGCAAGCGTCTGACGGCAGACAATCTGGGCGGCTTATGGCTGGACATGGCACTCACGCTGCCCGTGGCCTTTTGGTTCGTGCAGACGGGCGAACAAGGTTTCAGTGTGTTTGACCAGCATCCGTGGCTGTCGCTGCTGATCCCGATCCTCGGCGTGATCAGTGCCTCTGCGCTGGTGATCTACATCATCGCCAGTCGGCTGCTGCCGTTCAGCCTGTTCGGGTTGTTGAGCTACGTCGAACCAGTGCTGTTGCTGGGCGTCGCGTTGCTGCTCGGGGAAAGCATCAAGGCGGGGGAATGGCTGACCTACATTCCGATCTGGATGGCGGTGCTGGTGTTGGTGTTCGAAGGGTTCAAACACTTGGTCCGGCAGCGCAAACCTTAA
- a CDS encoding aldo/keto reductase, whose protein sequence is MSYRTLGHSGLQVSTLTLGTMMFGEQTSTEDSLRIIDKAWDQGINFIDTADVYTGGRSEEIVGEAIAGNRHEWVLATKVGFGPVDGVPNRSGLSRKHLFNGIDASLTRLGTDYVDIYYLHREDHNTPLDVTVSAIGDLIRQGKIRYWGLSNYRGWRIAEVIRIADKLGVDRPVISQPLYNIVNRQAETEQITAAQNYGLGVVPYSPLARGVLSGKYAPDVKPDANSRAGRADKRILETEWRVESLRIAQQIQQYTQGRGVGIVEFAIAWVLNNSAVTSAIVGPRTEEQWDAYTKAQAVKITAEDEAFIDALVTPGHASTPGFNDVSHFVSGRKPRNP, encoded by the coding sequence ATGAGCTACCGCACGCTGGGTCATTCGGGTTTGCAGGTGTCCACCCTGACCCTGGGCACCATGATGTTCGGCGAACAGACCAGCACCGAAGATTCCCTGCGGATCATCGACAAGGCCTGGGACCAGGGCATCAATTTCATCGACACCGCCGACGTCTACACCGGCGGGCGTTCCGAGGAAATCGTCGGCGAAGCGATTGCCGGTAACCGCCACGAATGGGTGCTCGCCACCAAGGTCGGTTTTGGCCCGGTGGACGGCGTGCCGAACCGCAGCGGCCTGAGCCGCAAGCACCTATTCAATGGCATCGATGCCAGCCTGACGCGCCTCGGCACCGACTACGTCGACATCTATTACCTGCACCGCGAAGACCACAACACGCCGCTGGACGTCACGGTGTCGGCCATCGGCGACCTGATTCGCCAAGGCAAAATCCGCTATTGGGGCTTGTCGAATTACCGTGGTTGGCGGATCGCCGAGGTGATCCGCATCGCCGACAAACTGGGTGTTGACCGCCCCGTCATCAGCCAGCCGTTGTACAACATCGTCAACCGCCAGGCCGAAACCGAACAGATCACCGCCGCGCAGAACTACGGTTTGGGCGTGGTGCCTTACAGCCCGCTGGCGCGCGGGGTGCTCAGTGGCAAATATGCGCCGGACGTGAAACCGGATGCCAACAGCCGAGCCGGCCGCGCCGACAAACGCATTCTTGAAACAGAATGGCGGGTGGAATCCCTGCGCATCGCCCAGCAGATCCAGCAGTACACGCAAGGTCGTGGCGTGGGCATCGTCGAGTTCGCGATTGCCTGGGTGCTGAACAACAGCGCCGTCACCTCCGCCATTGTCGGGCCGCGCACCGAAGAACAATGGGACGCCTACACTAAGGCGCAGGCGGTGAAGATCACGGCTGAGGATGAAGCGTTTATCGACGCGCTGGTGACACCGGGGCATGCGTCTACGCCGGGGTTTAATGATGTGAGTCATTTCGTGTCCGGCCGTAAACCCCGCAACCCTTGA
- a CDS encoding MFS transporter, translating into MSQSAAATQAIVDEKNAVYKRITLRLIPFIFICYLFNYLDRVNVGFAKLQMLDALKFSETVYGLGAGIFFIGYVLCGVPSNLALTRFGPRRWIALMMIVWGTLSTCLLFVTTPTEFYTLRLFTGAAEAGFFPGVVLYLSQWFPTFRRGRIMALFMSAIPVSGLLGSPFSGWILNHFAAGQGGLAGWQWMFLLQGIPTVILGALAYFLLSDSYANAKWLTPFERSVLEADHAEDLANKPKTTTDSLLAVFKNPAIWAFGLIYFCIQSGVYAINFWLPSIIKNLGFSDNLVIGWLSAIPYLLAAVFMLMVGRSADLRKERRWHLVVPMLMGAVGLLIAVNFATTPAIAILGLTIATMGALTGLPMFWPVPTALLSAGAAAGGLALINSMGQMAGFLSPYLVGWVKDSTGSTDAALYLLAGVIVCGSLLALRMTRTLRA; encoded by the coding sequence ATGTCACAGAGCGCCGCCGCTACCCAGGCCATCGTTGACGAAAAAAATGCCGTCTACAAACGCATTACCCTGCGTTTGATTCCCTTCATTTTCATCTGCTACCTGTTCAACTACCTCGACCGGGTGAACGTTGGATTTGCCAAGCTGCAGATGCTCGACGCACTGAAATTCAGCGAAACCGTGTACGGCCTCGGGGCCGGGATCTTCTTTATCGGCTACGTGCTGTGCGGCGTGCCAAGCAACCTGGCGTTGACCAGATTCGGCCCGCGCCGCTGGATCGCGCTGATGATGATCGTCTGGGGCACGCTGTCGACCTGCCTGCTGTTCGTCACCACCCCGACCGAGTTCTACACCCTGCGCCTGTTCACCGGCGCGGCCGAAGCCGGGTTCTTCCCGGGCGTGGTGCTCTACCTCTCGCAATGGTTCCCGACCTTCCGCCGTGGCCGCATAATGGCGCTGTTCATGTCGGCGATCCCGGTGTCCGGCCTGCTTGGCAGCCCGTTTTCCGGCTGGATCCTCAACCACTTCGCCGCGGGCCAAGGCGGTTTGGCCGGCTGGCAGTGGATGTTCCTGCTGCAAGGCATTCCGACCGTGATCCTCGGCGCCCTCGCCTACTTCCTGCTCAGCGACAGTTACGCCAATGCCAAATGGCTCACGCCGTTCGAGCGTTCGGTGCTGGAAGCCGACCACGCCGAAGACCTCGCCAACAAACCGAAAACCACCACCGACTCATTGCTGGCGGTGTTCAAGAACCCGGCGATCTGGGCGTTTGGTTTGATCTATTTCTGCATTCAGAGCGGCGTCTACGCGATCAACTTCTGGCTGCCATCGATCATCAAGAACCTGGGCTTCAGCGATAACCTGGTGATCGGCTGGTTGAGTGCCATTCCGTACCTGCTGGCGGCGGTGTTCATGCTGATGGTCGGCCGCTCGGCTGACTTACGCAAAGAACGTCGCTGGCATTTGGTGGTGCCGATGCTGATGGGCGCTGTCGGCCTGCTGATCGCCGTGAACTTCGCCACCACGCCAGCCATTGCGATTCTTGGCCTGACGATCGCCACCATGGGCGCCCTCACCGGCCTGCCGATGTTCTGGCCGGTGCCGACCGCGCTACTCAGTGCCGGTGCTGCGGCGGGTGGTCTGGCGTTGATCAATTCCATGGGCCAGATGGCGGGCTTCCTCAGTCCGTACCTGGTGGGCTGGGTCAAGGACAGCACCGGCTCGACCGACGCCGCGCTGTACCTGCTGGCGGGCGTGATTGTCTGCGGTAGTCTGCTGGCGTTGCGCATGACGCGCACCTTGCGCGCCTAA
- a CDS encoding sugar diacid recognition domain-containing protein — protein sequence MFELDHDLAQDIVDRAMAILPYNVNVMDSQGLILGSGEPERVNTRHEGAQLVLANGRVVEIDAQTAIHLKGVQPGINLPLLLDQRLIGVLGITGEPEQLRTYAELVRMTAEMLVGQRNQQAEQQWRRQRCDDLLALLLSEAGESPRLIDEAQQLGLKPQMTRVPYLFELGTEHGPGQTVEALSAWLTSRYPDSWCVSSAKSSLLWCRPASQAIENDRLLEKLDGLGWNILRIAVGGQADGLSGLRRCYRRVGDLLAYGRDVLPHSRLLTLTRYRLPVMLWRHRNDDALDELLKPLRKVIAKDGNGQLLATLRSWCDHDGQSQACADALGIHRNSLRYRMERIAELSGVDPLRLDGMLALYLGVQLLPQTDAPAPL from the coding sequence ATGTTCGAACTCGATCACGACCTGGCCCAGGACATCGTCGACCGGGCGATGGCCATCCTGCCGTACAACGTCAACGTCATGGACAGCCAGGGGTTAATTCTCGGCAGCGGTGAACCGGAGCGGGTCAACACCCGGCACGAAGGCGCACAACTGGTGCTGGCCAACGGGCGCGTGGTGGAAATCGATGCGCAAACGGCGATCCATCTCAAAGGCGTGCAGCCGGGGATCAACCTGCCGCTGTTGCTCGATCAACGTTTGATTGGTGTGCTGGGCATCACTGGTGAGCCTGAACAATTGCGCACCTATGCCGAGCTGGTGCGCATGACCGCCGAGATGCTGGTGGGCCAGCGCAACCAGCAAGCCGAGCAGCAATGGCGGCGCCAGCGTTGCGATGACCTGCTGGCGCTGCTGTTGAGCGAGGCGGGGGAGTCGCCGCGGCTGATCGATGAAGCGCAGCAGCTTGGGCTCAAACCGCAAATGACACGGGTGCCGTATCTGTTCGAGCTGGGGACGGAACACGGGCCGGGGCAAACCGTCGAGGCACTCAGCGCCTGGCTGACCTCGCGTTACCCGGACAGTTGGTGCGTGAGTTCGGCCAAGTCTTCGTTGCTGTGGTGCCGACCGGCGAGCCAGGCCATCGAGAACGACCGGCTGCTGGAAAAGCTCGACGGCCTTGGCTGGAATATCTTGCGCATCGCCGTGGGCGGGCAGGCGGATGGTTTGTCGGGCTTGCGCCGTTGCTATCGCCGGGTCGGTGATTTGCTGGCCTACGGGCGTGATGTCCTGCCGCATTCGCGCTTGCTGACGCTGACCCGTTATCGCCTGCCAGTGATGCTCTGGCGGCACCGCAACGACGATGCGCTGGACGAGTTGCTCAAACCACTGCGCAAAGTCATCGCCAAGGACGGCAACGGCCAACTGCTGGCGACCTTGCGCAGTTGGTGCGATCACGATGGCCAGAGCCAGGCCTGTGCCGATGCGTTGGGGATTCATCGCAACAGTTTACGTTATCGCATGGAGCGGATTGCCGAACTGAGTGGCGTGGACCCGTTGAGGCTCGATGGCATGCTGGCCCTGTACCTGGGCGTGCAACTGCTCCCACAAACTGACGCGCCTGCGCCTTTGTAG